One Streptomyces sp. NBC_01237 genomic region harbors:
- the lysS gene encoding lysine--tRNA ligase: MPTVAESQSSTETDWVSRFADDVIAESERRAPGKPVVVASGLSPSGPIHLGNLREVMTPHLVADEIRRRGYTVRHLISWDDYDRYRKVPNGVPGVDASWAEHIGKPLTSVPAPAGSAYANWAEHFKAAMTGALDELGVEYDGISQTEQYTAGTYREQILHAMKHRGDIDAVLDRYRTKKDGAAGAGPAGKGGKKPQQQKKVDEAELEAAEGSGAADEDDGSGSSAGYFPYKPYCGNCEKDLTVVTSYDDDSTELNYTCSACGFAETVRLNEFNRGKLVWKVDWPMRWAYEGVIFEPSGVDHSSPGSSFVVGGQIVREVFDGVQPIGPMYAFVGISGMAKMSSSKGGVPTPADALKIMEAPLLRWLYARRKPNQSFKIAFDQEIQRLYDEWDSLGRKVADGSVLPADAAAYARAIGTAAGELPSTPRPLPYRTLASVADITAGAEDQTLRILGELDPENPLTSLDEARPRLDRAENWITTQVPAEARTIVRDEPDKELLGSLDEQGRESLRLLLEGLDSHWSLDGLTTLVYGVPKMLAGLEPDAKPTPELKAAQRSFFALLYRLLVSRDTGPRLPTLLLAVGADRVRRLLGA; this comes from the coding sequence GTGCCGACCGTGGCCGAGAGTCAGAGCAGCACCGAGACCGACTGGGTCTCCCGCTTCGCGGACGATGTCATCGCCGAATCGGAGCGTCGTGCGCCTGGCAAACCGGTCGTCGTCGCCTCCGGGCTCTCCCCTTCGGGCCCGATCCACCTCGGCAACCTCCGCGAGGTCATGACCCCGCACCTGGTCGCCGACGAGATCCGCCGCCGCGGGTACACCGTGCGGCACCTGATCTCCTGGGACGACTACGACCGCTACCGCAAGGTCCCGAACGGGGTCCCCGGCGTCGACGCGTCCTGGGCCGAGCACATCGGCAAGCCGCTGACCTCGGTGCCCGCCCCGGCCGGATCGGCGTACGCCAACTGGGCCGAGCACTTCAAGGCCGCGATGACGGGCGCGCTGGACGAGCTGGGCGTCGAGTACGACGGAATCAGCCAGACGGAGCAGTACACCGCCGGTACGTACCGCGAGCAGATCCTGCACGCGATGAAGCACCGCGGTGACATCGACGCCGTCCTGGACCGCTACCGGACGAAGAAGGACGGCGCGGCCGGTGCCGGTCCCGCGGGCAAGGGCGGCAAGAAGCCCCAGCAGCAGAAGAAGGTCGACGAGGCCGAGCTGGAGGCCGCCGAGGGCTCCGGCGCCGCCGACGAGGACGACGGCAGCGGCAGCTCGGCGGGCTACTTCCCGTACAAGCCCTACTGCGGCAACTGCGAGAAGGACCTCACCGTCGTCACCTCGTACGACGACGACAGCACCGAGCTGAACTACACCTGCTCGGCGTGCGGCTTCGCCGAAACGGTTCGGCTGAACGAGTTCAACCGCGGCAAGCTCGTCTGGAAGGTCGACTGGCCGATGCGCTGGGCGTACGAGGGCGTGATCTTCGAGCCCAGCGGCGTGGACCACTCCTCGCCCGGCTCGTCGTTCGTCGTCGGCGGCCAGATCGTGCGCGAGGTCTTCGACGGCGTCCAGCCGATCGGCCCGATGTACGCGTTCGTCGGCATCTCCGGCATGGCGAAGATGTCCTCCAGCAAGGGCGGTGTGCCCACCCCGGCCGACGCCCTGAAGATCATGGAGGCGCCGCTGCTGCGCTGGCTGTACGCCCGCCGCAAGCCCAACCAGTCCTTCAAGATCGCCTTCGACCAGGAGATCCAGCGGCTGTACGACGAGTGGGACTCGCTGGGCCGCAAGGTCGCCGACGGCTCGGTGCTGCCCGCCGACGCCGCCGCGTACGCCCGCGCGATCGGCACGGCCGCCGGTGAGCTGCCGAGCACCCCGCGCCCCCTGCCGTACCGGACCCTCGCCTCGGTCGCCGACATCACCGCCGGTGCCGAGGACCAGACGCTGCGCATTCTCGGCGAGCTGGACCCGGAGAACCCGCTGACCTCGCTGGACGAGGCCCGTCCACGCCTCGACCGCGCCGAGAACTGGATCACCACCCAGGTCCCGGCCGAGGCCCGCACGATCGTGCGCGACGAGCCGGACAAGGAACTGCTCGGCTCGCTGGACGAGCAGGGCCGCGAGTCGCTGCGGCTGCTCCTGGAGGGGCTGGACTCGCACTGGTCGCTGGACGGGCTGACGACGCTCGTCTACGGGGTGCCGAAGATGCTGGCCGGTCTGGAGCCGGACGCCAAGCCGACGCCCGAGCTGAAGGCGGCCCAGCGGTCGTTCTTCGCCCTGCTGTACCGGCTGCTGGTCAGCCGGGACACCGGTCCGCGACT
- the argS gene encoding arginine--tRNA ligase produces the protein MASVTSLASTLQQQLADALTAALPEAGTADPLLRRSDRADFQANGILALAKKLKGNPRELASQVTAALPETGLIKDIEVSGPGFLNVTLTDRAIVETLAARAADAEGRLGVPFSPTAGTTVIDYAQPNVAKEMHVGHLRSAVIGDAMVQILEFTGESVVRRHHIGDWGTQFGMLIQYLTEHPDELGHQDAEGGDGSAGEAAMSSLNRLYKASRALFDSDEEFKARSRDRVVALQAGDPETLAMWQRFVDESKIYFYSVFNKLDMEIRDPDIVGESGYNDMLEETCRILEETGVAVRSEGALCVFFDDVKGPDGNKVPLIVKKTNGGYGYAATDLSAIRDRVQNLKANTLLYVVDARQSLHFKMVFETARRAGWLNEDVHAHQLAFGTVLGKDGKPFKTREGVTVRLEDLLDEAVARATAVVREKAEKVGLSEEEIVENGRYVGVGAVKYADLSTSAVRDYKFDLDQMVSLHGDTSVYLQYAFARIRSILRKAGDAKPVAHPELELAPAERALGLHLDQFGEVLAEVAAGYEPHKLAAYLYQLASHLTTFYDQCQVLSEDNAPEVVENRLFLVELTARTLHQGMKLLGIRTPERL, from the coding sequence ATGGCATCGGTCACTTCCCTCGCTTCCACGCTCCAGCAGCAGCTGGCGGACGCCCTGACGGCAGCCCTGCCGGAGGCCGGCACCGCGGACCCGCTGCTGCGCCGAAGCGACCGGGCCGACTTCCAGGCCAACGGCATCCTCGCCCTCGCCAAGAAGCTCAAGGGCAACCCGCGCGAGCTGGCGTCCCAGGTCACCGCCGCCCTCCCGGAGACCGGTCTGATCAAGGACATCGAGGTCTCCGGCCCCGGCTTCCTGAACGTGACGCTCACCGACCGGGCGATCGTCGAGACGCTGGCCGCACGGGCCGCGGACGCCGAGGGCCGCCTCGGCGTCCCGTTCAGCCCCACGGCCGGCACCACGGTCATCGACTACGCCCAGCCGAACGTGGCCAAGGAGATGCACGTCGGTCACCTGCGGTCGGCGGTCATCGGTGACGCGATGGTCCAGATCCTGGAGTTCACCGGCGAGAGCGTCGTCAGGCGCCACCACATCGGTGACTGGGGCACCCAGTTCGGCATGCTCATCCAGTATCTGACCGAGCACCCGGACGAGCTGGGCCACCAGGACGCCGAGGGCGGCGACGGCAGCGCGGGCGAAGCCGCCATGTCCTCCCTCAACCGTCTCTACAAGGCATCGCGGGCGCTCTTCGACTCCGACGAGGAGTTCAAGGCGCGCTCCCGGGACCGGGTGGTCGCCCTCCAGGCGGGCGATCCGGAGACGCTGGCCATGTGGCAGCGGTTCGTCGACGAGTCGAAGATCTACTTCTACTCCGTCTTCAACAAGCTCGACATGGAGATCCGCGACCCCGACATCGTCGGTGAGTCCGGCTACAACGACATGCTCGAAGAGACCTGCCGCATCCTGGAGGAGACGGGCGTCGCCGTCCGCTCCGAGGGTGCCCTGTGCGTGTTCTTCGACGATGTGAAGGGCCCGGACGGCAACAAGGTCCCGCTCATCGTCAAGAAGACGAACGGCGGCTACGGCTACGCGGCCACCGACCTCTCCGCGATCCGCGACCGGGTGCAGAACCTGAAGGCGAACACCCTGCTGTACGTCGTGGACGCCCGGCAGTCCCTGCACTTCAAGATGGTCTTCGAGACGGCCCGCCGGGCGGGCTGGCTGAACGAGGACGTCCATGCGCACCAGCTGGCGTTCGGCACGGTCCTCGGCAAGGACGGCAAGCCGTTCAAGACCCGTGAGGGCGTCACGGTCCGGCTGGAGGACCTGCTGGACGAGGCCGTGGCCAGGGCGACCGCGGTGGTCCGGGAGAAGGCCGAGAAGGTGGGCCTGTCCGAGGAGGAGATCGTCGAGAACGGCCGGTACGTCGGCGTCGGCGCGGTGAAGTACGCGGACCTGTCCACGTCCGCCGTGCGGGACTACAAGTTCGACCTGGACCAGATGGTGTCGCTGCACGGCGACACGTCGGTGTACCTCCAGTACGCGTTCGCGCGTATCCGGTCGATCCTGCGCAAGGCCGGGGACGCGAAGCCGGTCGCCCACCCGGAGCTGGAGCTGGCCCCCGCCGAGCGCGCGCTGGGCCTGCACCTGGACCAGTTCGGCGAGGTGCTGGCCGAGGTCGCCGCCGGGTACGAGCCGCACAAGCTGGCCGCGTATCTGTACCAGCTGGCGTCGCACCTCACGACGTTCTACGACCAGTGCCAGGTACTCAGCGAGGACAACGCGCCGGAGGTCGTCGAGAACCGGCTGTTCCTGGTCGAGCTGACCGCCCGCACGCTGCACCAGGGCATGAAGCTGCTCGGCATCCGGACCCCCGAGCGCCTCTGA
- a CDS encoding helix-turn-helix domain-containing protein — translation MATPEAVEFAALLKELKDRSGRSYGVLAGRLHVSTSTLHRYCNGDAVPNEYAPVERLARLCGATGDELVALHRRWIVADEARRRGAGKSEAGPSPVPVPVPAPSAEAAVPVVPAEPPVDAPEPPSTPEAVSRADVPADRPAGQPAGRPADTQGDSRADEPADVLAGGPAAGRTAPARRGRFASRRLRVLLAATAVVALAVSGALIAGNLAGSPADDARSGSGASEGDVPAVPGADRSALAATGSPTPSGTPSKDGSPATPSTSATGSAPPRSASPKAPAAGGVPVTATISSYNWEEPCGQYYLLDQKPDDVPPPPVPQDTRGWAKALGGVDGGAMMLELTLQGTSKDVVVLQAMHVRVLGRNAPLPWSAYSMGDGCGSGVTPQSFDIDLDDSRPRSKPVAGKQGDTVVPAKGFPYQVSSTDVEVFNLDAHVEGHDVTWYLELEWSSGGRKGTLRIDDHGKPFRTSSIKTRPEYRYRHDTAQWVEPDF, via the coding sequence GTGGCGACGCCGGAGGCCGTGGAGTTCGCGGCTCTGCTGAAAGAACTGAAGGACCGTTCGGGGCGCAGCTACGGGGTTCTCGCGGGAAGACTCCACGTCAGCACGTCCACCCTTCACCGGTACTGCAACGGGGATGCCGTGCCGAACGAGTACGCGCCGGTCGAGCGGCTGGCGCGGCTCTGCGGGGCCACGGGCGACGAGTTGGTGGCGCTGCACCGGCGGTGGATCGTGGCCGATGAGGCGCGGCGGCGGGGCGCGGGGAAGTCGGAGGCGGGGCCGAGCCCCGTGCCGGTGCCCGTGCCCGCGCCTTCGGCGGAAGCAGCGGTTCCGGTGGTCCCGGCGGAGCCTCCGGTGGACGCACCTGAGCCGCCGTCAACGCCGGAGGCCGTATCGAGGGCCGACGTGCCTGCCGACCGGCCAGCCGGGCAGCCTGCCGGCCGACCCGCCGACACGCAGGGCGACTCGCGGGCCGATGAACCCGCGGACGTACTCGCCGGGGGACCCGCCGCCGGGCGGACCGCCCCGGCCCGTCGGGGGCGGTTCGCCTCGCGGCGGCTGCGGGTCCTGCTGGCGGCGACCGCCGTCGTCGCGCTCGCCGTCTCCGGTGCGCTCATCGCCGGTAACCTCGCGGGCTCACCGGCGGACGACGCGCGCAGCGGCTCCGGCGCATCCGAGGGCGACGTCCCCGCGGTGCCCGGTGCCGACAGGAGCGCCCTGGCGGCGACCGGCTCTCCGACGCCCTCGGGGACACCCTCCAAGGACGGTTCCCCGGCCACGCCTTCCACGTCGGCAACGGGTTCCGCGCCTCCGAGGTCCGCTTCGCCCAAGGCGCCGGCCGCCGGTGGCGTACCCGTGACCGCCACCATCAGTTCGTACAACTGGGAGGAGCCCTGCGGGCAGTACTACCTGCTCGACCAGAAGCCCGACGACGTACCGCCGCCGCCCGTACCGCAGGACACCCGGGGCTGGGCGAAGGCGCTGGGCGGGGTGGACGGGGGCGCCATGATGCTCGAACTCACCCTCCAGGGGACCTCGAAGGACGTGGTCGTCCTCCAGGCCATGCACGTGCGGGTACTGGGGCGCAACGCGCCGCTGCCCTGGTCCGCGTACTCGATGGGCGACGGGTGCGGGAGCGGCGTCACACCGCAGAGCTTCGACATCGACCTGGACGACAGCCGGCCGCGCTCGAAGCCGGTCGCCGGGAAGCAGGGCGACACCGTCGTACCCGCGAAGGGCTTCCCGTACCAGGTCAGCTCCACCGACGTGGAGGTGTTCAACCTCGACGCGCACGTGGAGGGGCACGACGTCACCTGGTACCTGGAGCTGGAGTGGAGCAGCGGGGGCCGGAAGGGGACGCTGCGCATCGACGACCACGGCAAGCCGTTCCGTACGAGCAGCATCAAGACCCGGCCCGAGTACCGCTACCGGCACGACACGGCCCAGTGGGTGGAACCCGACTTCTGA
- a CDS encoding DUF4232 domain-containing protein translates to MRSNRIRTTALAATALLAALSLTACNGEDSAAGASGSTPPAASTGGQADQKPSAKGDAEDSSGDTETIDGTSSTNAPAAKGPDIKTPDTKTPAKSSSSARTVCKASNTKLTLTPVSRPVNHMLLTVTNTGSKNCDAYYYPALRFGEAQSVPPVYEDSKPQAVVTLAPGESGYAGVMTSSADGSGTGGYSTKDLSVGFAGKGGISDSAGPAAVVPLSKSVYVDSTLKVTYWQREMSDALSW, encoded by the coding sequence ATGCGCAGCAACCGCATCCGCACGACCGCCCTCGCCGCCACCGCCCTCCTGGCCGCCCTCTCGCTCACCGCCTGCAATGGCGAGGACAGCGCGGCGGGAGCCTCCGGTTCCACGCCTCCGGCGGCCTCCACCGGAGGCCAGGCGGACCAGAAGCCCTCCGCGAAGGGCGACGCCGAGGACAGCAGCGGCGACACGGAAACCATCGACGGAACGAGCAGCACCAACGCACCCGCCGCCAAGGGCCCGGACATCAAGACCCCGGACACCAAGACCCCGGCCAAGAGCTCCAGCTCGGCCCGCACCGTGTGCAAGGCCTCGAACACCAAGCTCACGCTCACCCCCGTGAGCCGCCCCGTCAACCACATGCTGCTCACGGTCACCAACACCGGCAGCAAGAACTGCGACGCGTACTACTACCCCGCACTGCGCTTCGGCGAGGCCCAGTCCGTCCCGCCGGTCTACGAGGACAGCAAGCCGCAGGCCGTGGTCACCCTCGCCCCGGGTGAGTCCGGATACGCCGGTGTCATGACGTCCTCCGCCGACGGCAGCGGCACCGGCGGCTACTCGACCAAGGACCTGTCCGTCGGCTTCGCGGGCAAGGGCGGCATCTCCGACAGCGCCGGCCCCGCGGCCGTCGTCCCGCTGAGCAAGAGCGTGTACGTGGACAGCACCCTGAAGGTCACCTACTGGCAGCGCGAGATGTCCGACGCGCTCAGCTGGTGA
- a CDS encoding HEAT repeat domain-containing protein: protein MAMFVHLTPSANAARIRRSGIRAISHGRTGSRGLYCFPVLPSYTLTHQWLRELARHGGQGPLVAVHIRLPDDEPVTLGRYHRDPATTTAAEAVRRTAALEDPRGWEVFVPRPVTRREVHRLRPVKQVTGWRYIPDAHGRPPCTCFGCRVRGEYGSQRLRRRRPHPLDGPAPAAAVLLRRIAAAGDPGDPAQLTDALYWFRMRRRGPLDQLTHLADHPDPAVRVALVDAVAHWSTPGVADLLHRLSADPDADVREAVEDATPDRDA, encoded by the coding sequence ATGGCGATGTTCGTGCACCTGACACCCTCGGCGAACGCGGCGCGCATCCGCCGCTCCGGAATACGGGCCATCAGCCACGGCCGCACCGGATCACGGGGCCTCTACTGCTTCCCCGTCCTCCCCTCGTACACGCTCACCCACCAGTGGCTGCGCGAACTGGCCCGGCACGGCGGCCAAGGCCCCCTCGTCGCCGTCCACATCCGCCTGCCGGACGACGAACCCGTCACCCTGGGCCGCTACCACCGGGACCCCGCGACCACCACCGCCGCCGAGGCGGTCCGCCGCACGGCCGCCCTGGAGGACCCGCGCGGATGGGAGGTGTTCGTCCCCCGTCCGGTCACCCGACGCGAGGTGCACCGGCTGCGCCCGGTCAAGCAGGTCACCGGCTGGCGCTACATCCCCGACGCGCACGGCAGGCCCCCCTGCACCTGCTTCGGCTGCCGGGTACGCGGCGAGTACGGCTCACAACGCCTGCGCCGGCGCCGCCCGCACCCCCTGGACGGCCCGGCCCCCGCCGCAGCGGTGCTCCTGCGCCGGATCGCCGCGGCGGGCGATCCCGGGGACCCCGCCCAACTCACGGATGCGCTCTACTGGTTCCGGATGCGCCGACGCGGCCCACTGGACCAGCTGACCCACCTGGCCGACCACCCCGACCCCGCGGTCCGGGTGGCCTTGGTGGACGCGGTCGCCCACTGGTCGACGCCGGGCGTCGCGGACCTTCTCCACCGCCTGTCGGCCGACCCGGACGCGGACGTCCGCGAGGCGGTCGAAGACGCCACGCCCGACCGGGACGCCTGA
- a CDS encoding dihydrofolate reductase family protein: MNKIVLMMSVSLDGFFEGPERDIAWHLVDEELHQHFNDELRTVGAFLDGRVSYELMAGFWPTADADPESSPQMAEFAGIWRDMPKYVYSRTLERADWGTTVVREIDAAQIEDLRARADGDLALGGANLAAGFRRLGLIDEYRIYVHPVLLGRGRPLFAPSDTREDLRLAGTRTFGNGVVQLRYEAVRV, encoded by the coding sequence ATGAACAAGATCGTCTTGATGATGTCGGTGTCCCTCGACGGCTTCTTCGAAGGTCCGGAGCGGGACATCGCATGGCACCTCGTCGACGAGGAGCTGCACCAGCACTTCAACGACGAACTCCGCACGGTGGGAGCGTTCCTGGACGGCCGGGTCAGCTACGAACTGATGGCCGGGTTCTGGCCGACCGCCGACGCCGACCCGGAGAGCTCTCCGCAGATGGCCGAATTCGCCGGTATCTGGCGGGACATGCCGAAGTACGTGTACTCCCGCACCCTGGAGCGGGCCGACTGGGGCACGACCGTGGTGCGCGAGATCGACGCCGCTCAGATCGAGGACCTACGGGCACGGGCGGACGGGGACCTCGCGCTCGGCGGCGCGAACCTCGCGGCGGGCTTCCGCCGTCTCGGCCTGATCGACGAGTACCGGATCTACGTCCACCCGGTACTGCTCGGGCGCGGCAGGCCGCTGTTCGCGCCTTCGGACACACGGGAGGACCTGCGCCTGGCGGGAACCCGGACCTTCGGCAACGGTGTGGTGCAGCTGCGCTACGAGGCGGTCCGGGTGTGA
- a CDS encoding DUF4253 domain-containing protein, translated as MASLPNPLPSLATSGLDLPPGSLVDTTMDGTWDEPLLWYANDPATPRTWSAMRAAGKPLGLLPVLIDGGRRDQWPEEWDLDPDGTSYPGDHDAEEVLNDYRSYNTEEFEDDPGHLALAPRPEADGLDGPDSLAAEIAGQIIDVRGGESGPRIALVPARRSADIPASIGWTGPMNHENDVARLCAVLRSWEDRFDIRVVELGFDTLVVSVGRPPTTPAEARALAEEHYAFCPDNIDQGPSDDLAVYAEKSLLNQEAWSFWWD; from the coding sequence ATGGCATCGCTTCCGAACCCCCTGCCGTCACTGGCCACCTCCGGCCTGGACCTCCCGCCCGGCTCCCTGGTGGACACGACCATGGACGGCACCTGGGACGAACCGCTCCTCTGGTACGCGAACGACCCCGCCACTCCCCGCACCTGGTCGGCGATGCGCGCCGCCGGCAAGCCGCTTGGGCTGCTTCCGGTGCTGATCGACGGCGGCAGGCGGGACCAGTGGCCCGAGGAGTGGGACCTCGACCCGGACGGGACGTCGTATCCCGGTGACCACGATGCCGAAGAGGTCCTCAACGACTACCGGTCGTACAACACCGAGGAGTTCGAGGACGACCCCGGGCATCTGGCCCTGGCCCCCCGCCCGGAGGCCGACGGGCTGGACGGCCCGGACTCGCTGGCCGCCGAGATCGCGGGCCAGATCATCGACGTGCGCGGCGGGGAGTCCGGTCCGCGGATCGCCCTCGTCCCGGCCCGCCGCAGCGCCGACATACCGGCGTCGATCGGCTGGACCGGCCCGATGAACCACGAGAACGACGTGGCCAGGCTCTGCGCGGTGCTCCGCTCCTGGGAGGACCGGTTCGACATCCGGGTCGTGGAGCTGGGGTTCGACACCCTGGTCGTCTCGGTCGGACGGCCGCCCACGACCCCGGCGGAGGCACGGGCACTGGCCGAGGAGCACTACGCGTTCTGCCCGGACAACATCGACCAGGGCCCGTCGGACGACCTGGCCGTCTACGCGGAGAAGTCGCTGCTCAACCAGGAGGCGTGGTCCTTCTGGTGGGACTGA
- a CDS encoding carboxylesterase/lipase family protein, whose product MLKATAAAALTLLTLTGTTASATPSSGTSRPPSDVVRTDKGFVRGTVTDTARTFQGIPYARAVRWSPPAAQPAWHGVRAATAPGAACAQSGEIPVRGPESFTEDCLFLNVTTPRTPSASGPRPVMVWLHGGDHEDGTGSAYGAQRLADQGGVVVVTLNFRLGAFGYLGDSNLGLQDQQAALRWVRRNAAAFGGDRDNVTLFGQSGGARSACAHLVAPTSAGLFDRAILQSGPCLDEGETRGTDRATREKAQFAAHVDGPLDQASARELVAADDRFDAGEKEIRYSPTYGTRLLPRTPQQAFATGRFNRVPVLTGVNRDEETFRASWSVDMAKKAQDPDAEVETEDFRAYVCDVYGPAIADRTVALYTGRTPKLPPVLALGAAMSDAMWARPAVDTDNALGDRTPTYAYEFAQPDNPWFTDFPAPSFPIGAPHLSELPYFFDLGYGTTPLTAEQRTLAASMIGIWSDFARTGRPGWKPYTPADPNVQSIAAGRTGPTDFAKNHEYTFWKQQLG is encoded by the coding sequence ATGTTGAAAGCCACGGCCGCCGCCGCGCTCACTCTGCTCACACTGACCGGCACCACCGCGTCCGCCACCCCTTCCTCCGGTACCTCCCGCCCGCCGTCCGATGTCGTCCGCACCGACAAGGGCTTCGTGCGGGGCACCGTCACCGACACCGCCCGTACGTTCCAGGGCATCCCCTATGCCCGTGCCGTCCGCTGGTCCCCTCCGGCCGCTCAGCCCGCCTGGCACGGGGTCAGAGCGGCGACGGCGCCCGGCGCGGCCTGCGCGCAATCGGGCGAGATCCCGGTCAGGGGGCCCGAGAGCTTCACCGAGGACTGCCTGTTCCTGAACGTCACCACGCCCCGCACCCCCTCCGCCTCCGGCCCCCGCCCGGTCATGGTGTGGCTGCACGGCGGTGACCACGAGGACGGCACCGGCAGCGCCTACGGGGCGCAGCGCCTGGCGGACCAGGGCGGTGTCGTCGTGGTGACCCTGAACTTCCGGCTGGGCGCCTTCGGTTATCTGGGCGACAGCAATCTGGGCCTTCAGGACCAGCAGGCGGCGCTGCGCTGGGTCCGGCGCAACGCTGCGGCCTTCGGCGGGGACCGCGACAACGTCACGCTCTTCGGCCAGTCCGGCGGTGCCCGCTCCGCCTGCGCCCACCTCGTCGCCCCCACCTCCGCCGGGCTCTTCGACCGGGCGATCCTCCAGAGCGGGCCCTGCCTGGACGAGGGGGAGACCCGCGGGACGGACCGGGCCACCCGTGAGAAGGCGCAGTTCGCCGCGCACGTCGACGGGCCCCTGGACCAGGCGTCCGCACGGGAGCTGGTCGCCGCCGACGACAGGTTCGACGCGGGCGAGAAGGAGATCCGCTACAGCCCGACGTACGGCACGAGGCTCCTTCCCCGTACGCCTCAACAGGCTTTCGCGACCGGCCGCTTCAACAGGGTGCCGGTGCTCACCGGCGTCAACCGCGACGAGGAGACCTTCCGTGCCTCCTGGAGCGTCGACATGGCCAAGAAGGCCCAGGACCCGGATGCCGAGGTGGAGACGGAGGACTTCCGGGCGTACGTCTGCGATGTCTACGGCCCCGCGATCGCCGACCGGACCGTCGCCCTCTACACCGGCCGGACCCCGAAGCTGCCCCCGGTCCTCGCCCTGGGCGCCGCGATGTCGGACGCCATGTGGGCCCGCCCCGCGGTCGACACCGACAACGCGCTCGGCGACCGGACCCCCACGTACGCCTACGAGTTCGCGCAGCCGGACAACCCCTGGTTCACGGACTTCCCGGCCCCTTCCTTCCCCATCGGCGCCCCGCACCTGAGCGAACTGCCGTACTTCTTCGACCTCGGCTACGGCACCACGCCGCTCACCGCCGAACAGCGCACCCTCGCCGCGTCGATGATCGGGATCTGGTCGGACTTCGCCCGCACCGGCAGGCCCGGCTGGAAGCCGTACACGCCCGCCGACCCGAACGTGCAGTCGATCGCGGCCGGCCGCACCGGCCCCACCGACTTCGCGAAGAACCACGAGTACACCTTCTGGAAGCAGCAGCTCGGCTGA